The DNA window AGTCTTAAAGTAACATAAATTTAATCTGTGCAGGATATCTATATTTTTgttgttataataataataataataataataataataataattattattattattattattattattattattattattattattattattatttctacctTTCAATTGTCAGTGTTTGGTCTATAAAGTATTCATATATTGTGGTAAAAAATTGCAATGCTAATGATGATCCCTATGGGCCTCTAGTGCTGATTAAATGGTAAAAACGATAAATATTACAGTTTATGCATAGGAGCTGTCATTTACAAATATATCAGTTAGGCTTCTAGCTTCCAAAGGCTTCTCTGTACACATGTACAAGTTTGATATTACCTCTACTCGCattgtcccttgtgtttctcTTTGTTAACTTGAAATAGAAATGAGAAGTGATGAGTGGAATCATTTACATTATTTTGCTCCCTGCTAATAAAACTGAAATTCAGCTTTATGCCTTCTAAATCTTGTGGGTCTTTGAAAAGCCCCTCTGTCTGTGAAAGCCCTCTGACACACACTAGGGACCACTGCAGAATTGTTATCTCTCCATAAATTTAATAAGCAACCAAGAATATATAGAAATGTCACTGCTACTTATAAGGAAACAAAGTCCTATTTTCCAATGAAAAGACATGGACAAAGGGTCAAAACACTTAAATATGCCATGTCACTAAATATTTCATACTTTGTCGATTTATGCAAAACTGTTATTGCAAAGCAAAACATATCGTGGGCTACACTAATACTAATATAAAATGCTTCAAAGAAGAAAACCGTGAGGCACTCACCGTTCCGTGTCCTCTATTGATCTTCGGCATAAAACAAACAGTCCAGGCAACCACGCGGATGCCATTCACCTCACCaaagtgtgacagctgttttgcatgTGTTCACATGCTTCTACAGACAAAGCCCACACTTGCACATACCAGGTAAATACCTGAGTCTGACTTGCAAAGGGGGCGTTACAAACTTATCTAAAAGCACGATAGAATAATTACTATCCTATGCAAtgcaacactatgggggacatgtatcaagcgacAAAAGCGTATTTTATAGTGGTAAGTGCCTATTTGCAaataattttattcgcaaatggccatggcaaataaataataataataataataataatggcaaataaaatattccctaATTGGCACTTTACACCTGATACGCGGGGCGGGGAGagggtgtggagggggtggggaggggggcgcggacatttttttggcagaaatatagtcaggaaacctactcaatgtcagtaacttacctgaccgcgctccagcgtcgtctggcccggctggagtacagcgccgccctcctcagcagggccgggtgacgtcacggagacccgacggcgtccctagtaaccaggggagccgcgggtctcgcgtcagtgagcgtcgcccggccaagcagctgagtgctgttggactcaggctgagtgacggatctctctgccactcagcctgcagtgcaccagctgctatgtgtctggattcaggaggccggaccaatcagcctttggtccgggctcctgatccagtataaagtgttgtcagtaccagcctctaatcgctggctattagttgtctctgatcccagctccccagtcccttgtattctgccctatccttcctctattgtcttgcctggattctgaccttttgcctgtcccctgactctccgtttggttccgattttgtactgcgttgctcgtttggtttctgactcggctagtttactccccgcattgtgtttgtctgtctgtctgcgttttatgttttgcacgtatacagcatagggattgtcttcgtggttgtccgcgaccgcctagggtcgaccgaggcaagtaggcaggtgacagtgggtggggtcagattcagggcccactgtcgagtgtcttgtcttcacctgccattcctgacagaatagccagccagtacggtttcgtgacgtgcaccaggatttctattatggatcctatgaaagcattagtggaacaaatgcagaacctaaacaCAGTGGTACAGAGTCttgctgaacgggttcaggagcaggaggctgctccccgacaagttaccatgaccaccccttctccccctgaaccacctgtacaactccctgaaaaatttaagggggatagaaagaattttcggaccttcagagaggggtgccgattgttctttcgactacgtccccgctcctcaggggacgagtctcaaagagtggggattatcatgtcactgttgcagggtccaccacaggagtgggcattctctctccctcccaatgccatagagttaacctctgttgattatttcttttcagctttgggattattgtatgacgaccctgacaggactgctgtagccgagcgacaattgacgtccttaaaacaaggaaaaaggccagttgaggactactgcgcagagttccgccagtggtgtatcccatgcggttggaacgactctgctctacgctatcagtttcgggtgggcctatctgagcagctaaaggacttgttggtagcttatcctccccctgaaacgttagaagagaccatgacgttagccatcagggtggatcgtcgtatgcgggacagacgtagggagaaaggaaccgctgaactctgtaaaacccctacctcttttctgtctccttctaaacctcctccttccctgttaccaccaccgaaggaacccatgcagatcggtgCTACCGATGCGagaactagacgagcccatcgtatgcaacataacctttgtctgtactgtggcaaagctggacaccgtgttcgggagtgtacctccaagcctggatcatcgccggaaaactccagcgcctgagtgactatcgagggggtcactcaggcgcacaggtaccactcgataagaataagttaatggtccccatctcactatgtttgggtgagaaatgtatttcggggtttgcccatgttgattcaggTACAtcagctaattttattaattccgggttttggtccagtctgggggtatgtccgcttcagcttaaatgcctgctgagtattactggggcggactttaccccattggctcaaggtagagtgaaatatatcactcctcctctggaagtgaaagtggggtcgatccattcggagtgtcttgattttttggttatggacaatttgtcttccaatgttattttaggtttgccctggttgacccagcataatcctgtttttgattgggcaagcagagaactcgttcaatgggggccagagtgtgctgctcactgtctttctttaaatttaacaggatgttctgcattagaaggggagatccccgagtttctgtctgattttcttgatgtttttgatgaaaaatcggtggacgaactaccccctcatcgtccatacgattgtgctattgatttagttcctgaatctaaatacccgaaagggcgaatctttaatttgtctagaccagagagggaagctatgcgggattatgtTAAGGAAAGCTtgcataagggtcacatccgtccctcctgttctccccttggggccggatttttctttgtaggtaaaaaagatggtggattacgcccctgtattgattatcgggagctaaataaaatcaccattaaaaatcaacacccgctTCCTTTGATTcctgatttgtttgatcagattgtaggggcccggtggttttctaagatcgacctccggggggcctataatttgattcgaataaaggagggtgacgagtggaaaactgcattcaatacccccgagggacactttgaatacctagtcatgcccttcgggttgtgtaatgcacccgcagttttccaacgctttgtcaatgatgtgtttcgtgagtacctgggtcgttttgtagtggtgtacttggacgatatcttgattttctctccagattggtcttcacatgtcaaCCATGTCCGCAGGGTTATGGAACTTCTAAGACAAAATCAGTTATTtgccaagttgtcgaagtgccagtttggtgttcaggaggtctcttttctgggatataagatcacccttatttcttttggtatggatccccttaaagtggcagccattgaaaagtgggagcGCCCAAGGAATCTGAAAGCTCTTCAGAGATTTCTGGGTTTCGCCAAtcactacagaaaatttattaaggggttctcagtgattgctaaacccttaactgatcttaccagaaggggagctgatgtggataactggactcctgaagccattctggccttcgacaaactcaaaacatgtttttctgcagCTCCGGTGTTGGTTCAACCTGACTTTGAActgccttttattgtcgaggtagatgcatcagaggtgggtgtaggggctgtcctgtcacaAGGTCCAGAAACACTCACTAAtctcagacccatagcctacttctctagaaaattctccaaaaccgaatgcaactatgatataggcaatagagaactccttgccattaagtgggcatttgatgagtcgagacattttttagagggggctaaacacaaaattaaggttttaaccgatcataaaaaccttgtttatttagataaagccaagtgccttactccacggcaagccagatgggcattattttttacacggtttaattttgaaatcaccttcaggccgggttccaaaaatgtaagagctgatgctttgtctcgtAGTTTCAATATTAACGAAGTCCCCGTAAAAGAATCCGAAACTatcttatctcctggggtggtggtggctatactgcagcccgatctggctgctcaggtggttcagtctcagtctatggcgcctagaaacaccccggaaaacaaactatttgttcccccaaatcttcggttgaaagtgttggaagaaacacattgttcagtactggcaggtcatccaggtattgctggtaccaaatatctactgtctcgccattattggtggccatcctgggctacagatactaagctgtttgtagaagcttgtgagatttgcgccaggtccaaggttcctcgcaggttaccggagggacttcttcaacccctgcctctgcctgctagaccttggacccacatctccatggatttcataactgatttaccaccctctaagggtaaaacggtgatttgggtggttgttgacagattctcgaagatgtgtcatttaattctTCTCAACAAGCTTCCCAATGCGCATATCTTAGCCTCTCTTTTTATCagtcatatcttacgtttgcatggggtaccagagaatattgtttttgacaggggagtacagtttatatctagattctggagagagttttgtggtcgcctaggtatatctttgtcattttcttcagcctttcatccacaatccaatggacaaacggagagggtaaatcagtcactggagcaattcttaagatgttttgttgcaggttcacaggagaaatggagagaatacttaccattggctgaatttgccctaaacaatcatgaaagtcagtctcttaaaatgtcgccgttcttttgtaattttgggtttaatcctcgttgttcttctgtacatgcgtccgaatccattaatccatccgccgaaagaatctacagaaaactgtgcacagtttgggcccaggctctgcagaacctggttaaagcccaagaaaattgtaaaaacaatctaataaaagacgcatatctggccctgagtacagggtaggtgacaaggtgtggctctctactagaaatttgaaattaaagacaccatctggtaaactgtCTCCTAAATACtttggtccttatcctatagtagagatcataaatCCAGTATCATTTAAGttgctgttgcctaggagtctaagaattcacaatgtttttcataagtctctgttgaaaaaatatgttaatcctgtgttaccgtctgctcctcccgctccgttggttattcagggtgaactagaatatgaggtagagagaattctggattctcgtcgggttcagaattctttgcaatatttagttcattggaaaggatttgggccagaggagcgcacttgggtagctagtagggatatgcatgcgtcacgtctagttagacaatTTCATCTGCataatccatctaagcctggtcccttaggtagaggtccggaggcccctcctgaaggggggggtaatgtcagtaacttacctgaccgcgctccagcgtcgtctggcccggctggagcgcagcgccgccctcctcggcagggccgggtgacgtcacggagacccgacggcgtccctagtaaccaggggagccgcgggtctcgcgtcagtgagcgtcgcccggccaagcagctgagtgctgttggactcaggctgagtgacggatctctctgccactcagcctgcagtgcaccagctgctatgtgtctggattcaggaggctggaccaatcagcctttggtccgggctcctgatccagtataaagtgttgtcagtaccagcctctagtcgctggctattagttgtctctgatcccagctccccagtcccttgtattctgccctatccttcctctattgtcttgcctggattctgaccttttgcctgtcccctgactctccgtttggttccgattttgtactgcgttgctcgtttggtttctgactcggctagtttactccccgcattgtgtttgtctgtctgtctgcgttttatgttttgcacgtatacagcatagggattgtcttcgtggttgtccgcgaccgcctagggtcgaccaaggcaagtaggcaggtgacagtgggtggggtcagattcagggcccactgtcgagtgtcttgtcttcacctgccattCCTGACACTCAAGTTCTCAGTGCCTCTCGGTTTTCTTCTTTGAAGTGTATATATTAACTGGTCCCTATGGAGAGCAGCACCCCTTAGTGTCCAAACTGAATTACTGATTTTACTcctcgtgtgaacacagcctgtgaCGAGTTGGGCAGTGCTGGTTACTGTGTCTAACTACATGAATTGATACTAAAATTAAATGCATTGCCCTTAAATACCCTAAAAATATGTGTCTTTTTAAAGAgcattaaaaaaagaacattacaTCAACCAATCAATCCGAACAACTTACTACAACAAATCTGCATGTAGCCAAAGATGACCATGTCACACTATAATGTTGTTAGCTTAGGTAAGTGGATGGCATTGCACTGCAACCCACAAGTGGCCCTGACCACAACATGACAATTcaagcagcacggtggctcagtgggggcagtacagtggctcagtggtcagcatTGTTGATTTAAGACACTGAGGTCCTGGGTTAAAACCTACCAAGGTAAACATCTGATAGCAGTCCTCCAGGAACTCCAATTTCCTTCAACATTTCAAAAACATACTGGGGTAATTAGGAGATTTTGACTCACCAGAAGTATATACAGAACATCTTTGAATTGCCAATAAATAAGAGgtacaatgtaacaaaaaaacactaaaaaaactaacaaaattgTGTTAATTTGTTTTGACATATGGCAGGCCTTAAAAAGGAAGAAGGGACATTTTGCATACTTAGCTCAGATTGTGCTTTTGGGCACAACCACACTTGAGCACCATGAGCATATTTAGTGCATTTTGGCCCTTTCCAG is part of the Dendropsophus ebraccatus isolate aDenEbr1 unplaced genomic scaffold, aDenEbr1.pat pat_scaffold_1111_ctg1, whole genome shotgun sequence genome and encodes:
- the LOC138774790 gene encoding uncharacterized protein; its protein translation is MRELDEPIVCNITFVYWSSHVNHVRRVMELLRQNQLFAKLSKCQFGVQEVSFLGYKITLISFGMDPLKVAAIEKWERPRNLKALQRFLGFANHYRKFIKGFSVIAKPLTDLTRRGADVDNWTPEAILAFDKLKTCFSAAPVLVQPDFELPFIVEVDASE